The nucleotide sequence AGAGCGCGCCCGCCAAGGTCCCCATCAAAATCAGCGGCTGCCAAAAAGCGCCACTCGAAGCAGTGCTCACAGCCGAAACCTGCCGGATCACATAGAGCGGATGCGGAAAAAGCAGGAGTTCAAAATACCCATAGACAATACTGGGCACGGTCCACAAGGTGGGCCAAAATCCTCCGGCCCAATACCCCCTCTGCGCCACCGAACCGACCACAAAAAGACGCACCAGAAAGAAGACGCCTACCAAAATAAGATGCGGTTTAATAGTCCGAATGAGTCTGCCCAAACGCCGGATACGGATACGGTCTCCAAGACAAAAGGCATAGGTCAGGAGCAAGAAAGGCAGTACCACGGCAGTCTCCTTACTCAAAAGCGCAAGGAGCGTGGCCGCAGTACTGAAGAAATGGGCCCAGCGTTTGCCTTCAACCAGATAGAGCCTATAGGCCAAGAGCGCCCACAGGGCAAAGAATGCATAGAGCAAATCCCCGCGCGAGGAAATCCAATACACGCTCTCGACCTGCACCGGATGCAAAAGAAAGACCGCAGCCCCAAACCAGGCCGCCTCCATAGCGCGTTTCTGATCCATCCAGGCAAAATCACCGAACACCCGGATCCCCAACCACCAGGCCAACAGGACATTGAGCAAATGCAAGACCACCTGTGTGCAATGGTAACCCCAGGGATGCGCCCCAAAGGCCCGCCACTCCAGGGCATAAGAAAGGGTGCGCAAGGGCCGGTAAATTTGATGATCCTCGGAAGAAACTGCCCGGGAACTCAGAAAATAGGAAGGCCATTGAGACAAGTCGTGTTTGGCCGTGTTTTCCACGATAAAGGAAACATCGTCGTACACAAACTCCCCTTGAAGGCTCGGCAAATAAGCCAAAGCCCCCAAAAGCACAAGGGCGAGTCCCCCGATCAGGTACCGGGTGAATCTGCCTCTGAAAATGGTTTCAGCATTTGATAAAAACATGGTTATTGAAATAGAGTTTTGGAGAGCTGAGAGAGAATGGTCTGATAGGCCTCGCAAGGCGTCCAGCACTGCGGGCACTTCCCCTCTTCGATCTCCTTCCTTAGATTCTTGGTTTCATTCTCTTGCCAAAAACGGGCCAGATCGTAATCGCAACCGCGCAGACTGCCCGCCTTCCGGTCATAAATCGAACAAGGATAAATATCCCCGAAGGGATCGATAAAAACCGAGGAGGCTAATGCCTGGCATACCATAGGCGACTGACCCGAGCGCGCAAACTCCGGGGCCAGAGCCAAGTAACGGTCTTCCAGCCAGGCCACAGGATTTCTTGGCTTCCCCCTGAGCTTTCGGATCTCCCCCAGGATCTCCTGCAGTCCCTCAAGCGAGGCCCGGGGCATCCCCCCGTTTTGATAGTAATGCCCGGACTCGTGCGCCACGTTAACATGAAAATCCTTGTGCGTCACATAGGGCAGCTTAGCCTGCACATCCTTCACCGCCTGAGGGAACTGGCCCTCATTAAAACCGGAAAGCGTGAGCCCAAAATAGACTCCGAAATTTTCGCGGTTAATTTGCCGCAAAAGATTGAAGGTATCCGTGCATCGCTCCCATGCCCCCTCCACTTGCCGAATCTCATCGTGACCTTCCCGCGTGCCGTCCAGGCTCAGCGTGACCAAGAGCCGCTTGGGTTTGAGATCGAGGATCTCCCGCACCTTCTTCTCAATATACTGGGTCTGCTGACCTGTGCTCGGGAAATCAATCAAGTACAAGTCTTTGCAGTTCCCGATCATGAGCTTCACGATCTCAATAAGATCCGGGCGCATAAAAATCTCACCGCCGCTCAAATTAATCCAGGAAAACCGGTTGGACTTCTGAAAAAATTCGCGGTATTCGTCCAGGCTCATCTGAGCGCTGGAATCGCGTTGCCAAATATTGCACATCTTGCAGCGGCAATTGCAGGTGTACGTCAAGATGAGTGTGAGCTTATAGGGAAAAGGCAGGCGTTTGAAGTTGGTGGCGAACATGCGCGCGGCCAGTGCGGAGAGCGCGTTCACCCGTTCAGCTCCGCGGCCTCGGGTTTTTGCCCATAGACCCCGATGCGATACTGCCCGCCCAGCCACCGCGCTGTCTGATTCACCGCGGCAATCCCTGCGCGCGTGACTTTATTCAAGGAACCGGGTTTATCCCAGCGCTTGCTGGGGTCGGCGTCCTCCCCCACAACTTGAACCACTTGCAGGCCCTCATTCTGAAAAAGCTGTTTGAGCGATTGGAGTCCGAAGAAATACGTATGGCTATTATCGTATAAATCGTAGACGTAACGGTCAAAGAAGTGAAAGCTGCCCAAGTAGATCATGCGCGCCACGCGCATCAACAGGCTTTCCGCATTCTGGGCCACCACTAAAAGCAGACCGCCTGGCCGCAGCAAGCGGTAGGCTGTGCGCAGATCCGTGAATGGATCCGGCAAGTGGTCCAAGGTATCCCAGAACACCACCACATCAAAGGAGGCATCGGCATGAGGCACATCTTGAAGCGTGCCGCAGTGGACATCAACGCCGAACTGCTCCATCGCGTACTCCGCTGCATGCCGGGAGATCTCAACCCCGCAAGGCTCGGCCCAACCTGCCCCCTTGGCCATGTCCAAAAAAATACCCATGCCCGAGCCCACTTCCAGGATGCGCCCCTTTTGACGGTATTTGAGCATTTCCCAAAGAGCCCGCCGGTAGAGCGCTATCTCCTTACGGCTCAAACGCCTGCGATAATCCTGTCCATAGCGATGCAACTGACCTTGTTCAAAATACGTGCGATCATTATAAAAACTCAGCAAGGCCCGTTCCGAACCCTCCATCAAACGTCTCTGCATCAAACCGCAATCCGCGCAGCGATAGAGCTCTCCGAAAAAATAGGGATAGCGCCGCTGCTGCAAGGGGTAATACATCCGCACCTGCGCAGACCCGCAAAGATGGCACTTTCCGTGCTCCGGCACTGCCATGGATAACTCCTCTTGCCAATTCGTGTCCAAGCCCTGCCCAGGCTCTTCCCGGGGCTCATCAGAAAAATAGCGCGCCTTGAGCGTGTCAAAAACCTCTTGCACGCTAATGCTCCAAATACACACCGGAAACTGGCAACTGCTGGTTTTTTGATTGAGATTCGTAATGCAAGGGCTGCAGGGCAGGCGATGGTAAAAGGCCGTGTGCTGCTCCCCGCCCCAGGGGCCGTAAAGGACCGGGGTGTTGGGCCCATAAAAACCTGCCACAGGCGTGGACATGGCGCACCCGAAATGCGCCAGGGCCGTATCATTGGAAAGAACCAAGTAAGCCCGGTCTGTGAGAGCGGCCAGTTCAGTGAGATTGATTTTCCCGGCCACGCTCGCGGAAGAAGCCTCCATCTTGTTACGGATGCGCTCAATAAGAGCGTTTTCCGCGCGTGTGCCCGTAAACACCACCCGCGCCCCGCACTCCGCGGCCAACCGGTCTGCGAGTTGGGCAAAAGAGTTCTCCGGCCAGCGCCGCTCCGCAAAATTCTCCCCGGATCCCGCATGGATCAAGACAATGCGGCCCTCTTGCCCGATGCCCTGATCCGCCAATAAGCGCTCCACGCGCCGGGCCTCTTCTGCTTTATAAGGAATAGCCACCGGCTCCAGATTCTCACAAGGCACTCCGGCGGCTTGCGCAATTGCGGCAAAGGCCGGCACCATGTGCCGGTTTTCCGGATAGTCAACGGGATGGGTATACACAAAGCCCCGCATCTGCCCGGGCGTCTCAAATCCGTAACGGTAGGGCGCGGCAGTCAAAGCGCTAAAAACACTGGCGGTCTTGGCAAACTGTTCAAAATCCAGGACCATATCGACCCGCTCCACGGACAGATGCCAGAAGAGTCTCAACAGGCTAACAGCAAAATGAAAGGCGCTGGTCGTATCCAGATAAAGCACTCTGTCCACATCCGGAACGGATTCCATCAAGCCCGCGTTTTGGCGCAAGGTAAGAAACAGAATCTCGGACTGGTCAAAATGGACGCGAAGCGCCCGCACAGTGGGCAGAAGCATCACAAGGTTCCCGATACCCGGAAACTTGATGAGGAGAATCTTGGATGGAGATTGAGAATCCGGCGGGATAATCCCCAGAAGCCGGCGTAAAAACAAACGCAAGGGCAACACAAGCTGAAGCGCCACACAGAGCACATAGCAGGCGTACTTATCCAGAATCCGAATACCTTTAGAGTTTAGGGTCAACTAAACCTCGGGCTCGCTTCCGGGCTGCGGTATTCCCCGCAGTCCTTACATACGCTAAAGAACTTCTTGCGCCGGTGACTGCGGCGCAATGCGCGCATCTTGCCGCCGTTCCACAAATCCCTAACCGGAGTCTCCCGCGCATTGCCGATCACCAGATCACCCTCCGAATCGGCACAGCACACGGTCACCCGCCCGTCCCACAAGACAATGGCACTCCCGCGCCAAAGCTCCCGGCATTTGTGCTCCCGCGGGTGCTCCTCCAATTTGGGAATGAGCTGCACGCGATCCGCGATCGGCCCCCATTCCTGCCGGTAGCCCGCAACGTCCCGCTCAGTTTCCTCCCAAACCACCATGGAAGTATCGATCTTGAGAGGGCTATGGGTCGCATCACGCATCTTTTTGAATTCCAGAATATTGCGTTTGAGTTGCTCGTACTCAAAGCCGCGAATCTTTGTGTGTGTGTCCCCCAAGCCGTCCACTGAAAACGTAATGCGATCCAGGCCGGACTCCAGGATACGCTTAATGGCCTGCGGGCTCATGAAAGTCCCGTTTGTGGTCATCATGGTGCGGATGCCCCGGTCATGCGCGTAGCGAATCATCTCCAGAATCCGCCGGTGCAACATGGGCTCACCCCACTGAAATACCAGGATGAATTCCAGCTCCGGGTGCTCATCCACAATTTTTTTGTAAAGATCGAAATCCAACAGGCCCTTTTTGCGCTCCATCCCGTGATTGACGGGACACATGGCACAAGCCAAATTGCAGGCATTCGTGGCTTCCAGATTGATGGTCACCAGCTTGAATCCCCGCTCCCGGCCCAAAACAAAATAAAGTTCATTCATGAAACCATGGAAGGCGGACTTGAAATCGGGAAACTTGACGGCCAGGATACCTGCCTGATCCGGACGCCGCAAATACCAACGGGCCACAAACCCCATAAAGCGTTCCATAATCCAGGATTCCCACACCCGGACCTTGGCCGTGGCCGGCGGGATAAGCACATCCTCCGGCCGGATTTGCTCCGTCTCCGGGCTGGACTTAGAATGAGCTATGGCCTCTTCGACAATCGGATCTTTTTCTTCCGGCATTCTCTTTACACTCTGGATTTGGCTCGTATTTTACGAGCTGGGTCGTTTTGTCCTCAACCGGTTCAGGTTCTCTCCTGCTCCGGAAATCCAAACACTGAGCTTTGCAGGCCTGGGCTTTCTGCTCTTTTCCCTGCTCACCCTCGGTCTCGGCCTCCTGGGAGGCTTTCATATCCCCGTCTTTCGATCTCTCTACGCGGCGGGCTGGACCGGACTCTGCCTGCGATGGGCTCAGCGCTCCCTCCCCTATTTGTTAAGGAAGAAGCCGCTTTGCCTAAAGCTGCCTCCCGCTGCCTGGGGCTGGACCCTGATTTTCTTGCTCTTTGCCTTACAAGCTTACTTGTCCTTTGGCCCGCCCATTGGCAGGGATGCTCTCAACTATCATCTCACTTTGCCGCAGTTCTACCTGCAAACCGGGGGTATTGCCCTCATGCCCCAGAATCTGTACTCCAGCTTCCCCCAATCTCTGGAAATGGTCTATACCTGGGCCCTGGCCCTTGCCCCGGACTACTCGCCCAAACTTCTGCACACGCTCATGGGCCTTGCCTGCGCGCTCACACTTTTTGCCGCTTTGAGAAAACGCTGCCCCGACGGCATCGCCCTTCTGGCAACGAGTCTATTCTATTCCACTCCTTTGCTCGGCCAAATAGGACCTTGGGCTTATGTGGATCTGGCCTTGGCCTGGGCCGAGCTCCTCGCCCTGCTCTATGTGTTGGACTGGATGGAAAACGCCAATCCGCAGCGTCTTTGCATAGCCGGCGCTTTCACGGGATTGGCCCTAGGCGTCAAATACTTGGGCATGCGGCTCCTGCTGATGCTGCCGCTTCTCGTCCTGGCCTACACATTCAATGAACGAAAATCCTTTAAAGAGACTTTTAAGCTCCTCGGCCTGTTTCTGTTGCCCGCCCTGGTCTTGGGAGCCCCCTGGTATCTCAAAAACCTGGCCTTTACCGGGAATCCCATCATGCCCTTCTTGTATTCCGTGTTCGGCGGGCCGGACTGGGATGCAGAACGCGCCGCCCTCTTTGCTCAATTTCTCAGAACCTATGGCTTTGGAACCCGAGTCCCGGACCTGCTGCTATTGCCCTGGCGGCTGAGCGCGTACGGTACCGAAGGGATTGCTCACTTTGACGGCTGGATCGGCCCCGGATACTTGCTCATGACTCCCGCCCTGTTAGGCATCGGTCGAGTGGCGCGCCCAATACGCTTTGTCGCGCTCTATGCAGGCCTCTCTTTTGCGCTCTGGACCGGGATGAGCCAACAAGCCCGCCTGCTGTTGCCGGGCCTTGCAATCTTTGCGCTGGGCTGGGGCCCTTGTTTCAGAGAATTCCGCGCAGCTTGGCCGCGAGCGGCACAGTGGCTGGGGATCGTACTCGCACTCACCTGCGTTTGGAACATTGGCCCCACTCTGGCTCGCGCCATTAACGACGGGCCCGCCCCTATTTGGAAGAGGGAAGTTTCACGCGAGCACTGGCTCGCGTCCAGGCTGCCCAGCTACACAGCTGTCAATCACATGAATCGAAACCTGCCTCACGACGCCCGCGTGCTCTTTGTGCACTTGGGGAATATCGCCTACTATGCGAATCGTTCGTATATTGAAGATCCGCTTTTCCAGGAGCACACGCTTCTGGAAAACATCCGCCACAGCGCTTCAGATTCCGGTCTGGCAATGGCGCTCTCCCAAGATGGGGTGACTCACCTACTTATCAACGAGCAGGCCTGGGCCGAGTTCGGAGCACCGGAACTCAGCAAGGCTGAAGCAGAGCGCTTCCAAAGGTTTCGGGACAACCACCTCAAACCCCTTGCAGGCGACGGGACTTATTACTTGTATGAGCTAAGTTAAATAAGCCGTCATCCCGAGCCGCCATAACTTGTGGCGGAGAAGGGATCTGTGTTCCGTAAAGATCACCGTGTCGCGGAGTTTACCCTGAGCCCGGCCGAAGGGTTCCTCGTGATGACGGACTCTGCTCCGCAGCGGGTGTCGAGCACCTAGCAGTTCCGCCAACCTCACCGATAGTAACCGCTTCTTCAAACCCGAATATGCTGGTTGACCGGGTGCCTGACACCCAAAAAGCTCAGTTAAAAACGAAAAAGGGGAGAAGGCAATGCCTTCTCCCCTTTCGACTCCCCCCTCCAAACCGGTCAACCGGTAGTTACCTTATTGACCACGCCTGTTCCGGAGGCATAAGTGTAAGAGTACGGCGAATCAAAGGTCGGAACCTGAGCATCAGCAAACAAACTGGTCATAATGGTCGCTGGAAAGGTGGCACCCGATGCCAAAGTCGCGGCGGTCTCACCATAATAA is from Candidatus Omnitrophota bacterium and encodes:
- a CDS encoding radical SAM protein; amino-acid sequence: MNALSALAARMFATNFKRLPFPYKLTLILTYTCNCRCKMCNIWQRDSSAQMSLDEYREFFQKSNRFSWINLSGGEIFMRPDLIEIVKLMIGNCKDLYLIDFPSTGQQTQYIEKKVREILDLKPKRLLVTLSLDGTREGHDEIRQVEGAWERCTDTFNLLRQINRENFGVYFGLTLSGFNEGQFPQAVKDVQAKLPYVTHKDFHVNVAHESGHYYQNGGMPRASLEGLQEILGEIRKLRGKPRNPVAWLEDRYLALAPEFARSGQSPMVCQALASSVFIDPFGDIYPCSIYDRKAGSLRGCDYDLARFWQENETKNLRKEIEEGKCPQCWTPCEAYQTILSQLSKTLFQ
- a CDS encoding methyltransferase domain-containing protein yields the protein MTLNSKGIRILDKYACYVLCVALQLVLPLRLFLRRLLGIIPPDSQSPSKILLIKFPGIGNLVMLLPTVRALRVHFDQSEILFLTLRQNAGLMESVPDVDRVLYLDTTSAFHFAVSLLRLFWHLSVERVDMVLDFEQFAKTASVFSALTAAPYRYGFETPGQMRGFVYTHPVDYPENRHMVPAFAAIAQAAGVPCENLEPVAIPYKAEEARRVERLLADQGIGQEGRIVLIHAGSGENFAERRWPENSFAQLADRLAAECGARVVFTGTRAENALIERIRNKMEASSASVAGKINLTELAALTDRAYLVLSNDTALAHFGCAMSTPVAGFYGPNTPVLYGPWGGEQHTAFYHRLPCSPCITNLNQKTSSCQFPVCIWSISVQEVFDTLKARYFSDEPREEPGQGLDTNWQEELSMAVPEHGKCHLCGSAQVRMYYPLQQRRYPYFFGELYRCADCGLMQRRLMEGSERALLSFYNDRTYFEQGQLHRYGQDYRRRLSRKEIALYRRALWEMLKYRQKGRILEVGSGMGIFLDMAKGAGWAEPCGVEISRHAAEYAMEQFGVDVHCGTLQDVPHADASFDVVVFWDTLDHLPDPFTDLRTAYRLLRPGGLLLVVAQNAESLLMRVARMIYLGSFHFFDRYVYDLYDNSHTYFFGLQSLKQLFQNEGLQVVQVVGEDADPSKRWDKPGSLNKVTRAGIAAVNQTARWLGGQYRIGVYGQKPEAAELNG
- a CDS encoding radical SAM protein, with protein sequence MPEEKDPIVEEAIAHSKSSPETEQIRPEDVLIPPATAKVRVWESWIMERFMGFVARWYLRRPDQAGILAVKFPDFKSAFHGFMNELYFVLGRERGFKLVTINLEATNACNLACAMCPVNHGMERKKGLLDFDLYKKIVDEHPELEFILVFQWGEPMLHRRILEMIRYAHDRGIRTMMTTNGTFMSPQAIKRILESGLDRITFSVDGLGDTHTKIRGFEYEQLKRNILEFKKMRDATHSPLKIDTSMVVWEETERDVAGYRQEWGPIADRVQLIPKLEEHPREHKCRELWRGSAIVLWDGRVTVCCADSEGDLVIGNARETPVRDLWNGGKMRALRRSHRRKKFFSVCKDCGEYRSPEASPRFS
- a CDS encoding glycosyltransferase family 39 protein, translated to MASSTIGSFSSGILFTLWIWLVFYELGRFVLNRFRFSPAPEIQTLSFAGLGFLLFSLLTLGLGLLGGFHIPVFRSLYAAGWTGLCLRWAQRSLPYLLRKKPLCLKLPPAAWGWTLIFLLFALQAYLSFGPPIGRDALNYHLTLPQFYLQTGGIALMPQNLYSSFPQSLEMVYTWALALAPDYSPKLLHTLMGLACALTLFAALRKRCPDGIALLATSLFYSTPLLGQIGPWAYVDLALAWAELLALLYVLDWMENANPQRLCIAGAFTGLALGVKYLGMRLLLMLPLLVLAYTFNERKSFKETFKLLGLFLLPALVLGAPWYLKNLAFTGNPIMPFLYSVFGGPDWDAERAALFAQFLRTYGFGTRVPDLLLLPWRLSAYGTEGIAHFDGWIGPGYLLMTPALLGIGRVARPIRFVALYAGLSFALWTGMSQQARLLLPGLAIFALGWGPCFREFRAAWPRAAQWLGIVLALTCVWNIGPTLARAINDGPAPIWKREVSREHWLASRLPSYTAVNHMNRNLPHDARVLFVHLGNIAYYANRSYIEDPLFQEHTLLENIRHSASDSGLAMALSQDGVTHLLINEQAWAEFGAPELSKAEAERFQRFRDNHLKPLAGDGTYYLYELS
- a CDS encoding type II secretion system protein gives rise to the protein MRPAEGFTLIELVMVIVILGILAAVAIPRFVELRDEASNAAAEGNVGNMRTAVGSYYGETAATLASGATFPATIMTSLFADAQVPTFDSPYSYTYASGTGVVNKVTTG